In Legionella lytica, one genomic interval encodes:
- a CDS encoding PhzF family phenazine biosynthesis protein, with protein MIKQPIFQVDAFTSTLYMGNPAAVCPLESWLDDRLMQLIARENNLSETAFIVPDGDYYQIRWFTPNTEVDLCGHATLASAFVLFEVLGYQGKEIRFKSKSGILTVRNDGNLLRMDFPALPLVKIEPSPELIDAIKIAPNEVYQSTFDTLCIFNDAELVKQAKPDLNALANMACRGIIFSAPATDADVYSRCFYPGCDVPEDPVTGSAHCVIAPYWCARLNKKKIHAYQGGERQGELWCELNEDRVILSGYSQLYLQGDIWTPSGT; from the coding sequence ATGATTAAGCAACCAATTTTTCAGGTAGACGCGTTTACCTCTACCTTATATATGGGAAATCCCGCAGCTGTTTGTCCATTAGAATCTTGGTTAGATGACCGTTTAATGCAGCTTATTGCTCGAGAAAACAATTTGTCTGAAACGGCATTTATTGTTCCTGATGGCGACTATTATCAAATACGCTGGTTTACGCCTAATACCGAAGTTGACTTATGTGGCCATGCGACCTTAGCCAGCGCTTTTGTCTTATTTGAGGTGTTAGGATATCAAGGAAAAGAAATCCGTTTTAAAAGCAAAAGCGGCATTTTAACCGTAAGGAACGATGGGAACTTATTACGGATGGATTTTCCGGCACTACCTTTGGTGAAGATAGAGCCCAGTCCTGAACTCATAGACGCCATAAAAATAGCCCCAAATGAGGTTTATCAAAGTACATTTGATACCTTATGTATTTTTAATGATGCCGAACTCGTTAAACAGGCAAAACCTGATTTAAATGCATTAGCGAATATGGCATGTCGAGGCATTATTTTTTCTGCTCCTGCAACCGATGCGGATGTGTATTCACGATGTTTTTATCCAGGCTGTGATGTTCCTGAGGATCCGGTGACCGGTTCTGCGCATTGTGTTATTGCTCCTTATTGGTGTGCTCGTCTTAATAAGAAAAAAATTCATGCCTACCAAGGTGGGGAGCGTCAGGGAGAGCTTTGGTGTGAATTAAATGAGGATCGAGTTATTTTATCGGGATACAGTCAATTGTATTTACAAGGTGATATTTGGACTCCTTCCGGCACTTAA